From the Saimiri boliviensis isolate mSaiBol1 chromosome X, mSaiBol1.pri, whole genome shotgun sequence genome, one window contains:
- the ARHGAP4 gene encoding rho GTPase-activating protein 4 isoform X1, with protein MAAHGKLRRERGLQAEYETQVKEMRWQLSEQLRCLELQGELRRELLQELAEFMRRRAEVELEYSRGLEKLAERFSSRGGRLGSSREHQSFRKEPCLLSPFHCWAVLLQHTRQQSRESAALSEVLAGPLAQRLSHIAEDVGRLVKKSRDLEQQLQDELLEVVSELQTAKKTYQVYHTESVNAEAKLREAERQEEKRAGRSAPTATTAATEAGPLRKTSLKKGGRLVEKRQAKFMEHRLKCTKARNEYLLSLASVNAAVRNYYLHDVLDLMDCCDTGFHLALGQVLRSYTAAESRAQASQVQGLGSLEEAVESLDPPGDKAKVLEVHAIAFCPPLRFDYQPHDGDEVAELCVEMELRDEILPRAQNIQSRLDRQTIETEEVNKTLKATLQALLEVVALDDGDVLDSFQTSPSTESLKSTSSDPGSRQAGRRRGQQQETETFYISKLQEYLSGRSILAKLQAKHEKLQEALQRGDKEEREMCWTQYTQRKFQKSRHPRPSSQYNQRLFGGDMEKFIQSSGQSVPLVVESCIRFINLNGLQHEGIFRVSGPQLRVSEIRDAFERGEDPLVEGCSAHDLDLVAGVLKLYFRSLEPPLFPPDLFSELLASSELEATAARVEHVSHLLGRLPAPVLVVLRYLFTFLNHLAQYSDENMMDPYNLAVCFGPTLLPVPAGQDPVTLQGRVNQLVQTLIMQPDRVFPSLTELPGPVYEKCMAPPSARCLGYTLGAAEGTGGSTGEEPPSSTSLYPDLRDAPLESLGPDNEPELEAETLAQEDDLEGVVEAVACFAYAGRTAQELSFRRGDVLRLHERASSDWWWGEHEGARGLIPHKYITLPAGAEKQGVGAGVQTAGDSESSPEGLLASELGYRPEPCTSPEAVGPPGHRRHCLVPACLEQHVEVDKAVAQNMDSVFKELLGKASARQCLGPAPVTSPSPGPRSPKAPVSSRLGRNKGFSRGPGAPASLSVSHPQGLDPTPKPH; from the exons AGATGCGCTGGCAGCTGAGCGAACAGCTGCGCTGCCTGGAGCTGCAGGGCGAGCTGCGGCGGGAGCTGCTGCAGGAGTTGGCAGAGTTCATGCGGCGACGTGCCGAGGTGGAGCTGGAGTACTCCCGGGGCCTGGAAAAGCTGGCCGAGCGTTTCTCCAGCCGCGGAGGCCGCCTGGGGAGCAGCCGGGAGCACCAAAGCTTCAG GAAGGAGCCGTGCCTCCTGTCACCCTTTCACTGCTGGGCAGTGCTGCTGCAGCACACGCGGCAACAGAGCCGGGAGAGCGCGGCCCTCAGCGAGGTGCTGGCTGGGCCCCTGGCCCAGCGCCTGAGTCACATTGCCGAGGACGTGGGGCGCCTGGTCAAGAAG AGCAGGGATCTGGAGCAGCAGCTGCAGGACGAGCTCCTGGAGGTGGTCTCGGAGCTCCAGACG GCCAAGAAGACGTACCAGGTGTATCACACAGAGAGCGTAAATGCTGAAGCCAAGCTCCGGGAGGCCGAGCGGCAGGAGGAGAAGCGGGCAGGCCGGAGCGCACCCACTGCCACCACTGCTGCCACTGAGGCAGGGCCCCTCCGCAAGACCTCCCTCAAGAAGGGTGGGCGGCTGGTGGAGAAG CGGCAGGCCAAGTTCATGGAACACAGACTCAAGTGCACAAAGGCACGCAACGAGTACCTGCTGAGCCTGGCCAGCGTCAATGCCGCTGTCAGGAACTACTACCTGCATGACGTCTTGGACCTCATGGAC TGCTGCGACACAGGGTTCCACTTGGCCCTAGGGCAGGTGCTGCGGAGCTACACGGCTGCTGAGAGCCGCGCCCAGGCCTCTCAAGTGCAGGGCCTGGGCAGCCTGGAAGAAGCCGTGGAGTCCCTGGATCCTCCAGGAGACAAGGCCAAGGTGCTCGAGGTGCATGCTATCGCCTTCTGTCCCCCACTGCGCTTTGACTACCAGCCCCACGACGGGGATGAG GTGGCTGAGCTCTGCGTTGAAATGGAGCTGCGGGATGAGATTCTGCCCAGAGCCCAGAACATCCAGAGCCGCTTGGACCGACAGACCATCGAGACAGAGGAG GTGAACAAGACGCTGAAGGCGACGCTGCAGGCCCTGCTAGAGGTGGTGGCCTTGGACGACGGGGATGTGCTCGACTCCTTCCAGACCAGCCCCTCCACTGAGTCCCTCAAGTCCACCAGCTCAGACCCAGGCAGCCGGCAGGCAGGCCGAAGGCGTGGCCAGCAGCAGGAGACTGAGACCTTCTATATCTCG AAGCTCCAGGAGTATCTGAGTGGACGCAGCATCCTTGCCAAGCTGCAGGCCAAGCACGAGAAGCTGCAGGAGGCCCTTCAGCGAG GTGACAAGGAGGAGCGGGAAATGTGTTG GACCCAGTACACGCAGAGAAAATTCCAGAAGAGCCGCCACCCCCGCCCCAGCTCCCAGTATAACCAGAGACTATTTGGGGGAGACATGGAGAAGTTTATCCAG AGCTCAGGCCAGTCTGTGCCCCTGGTGGTGGAGAGCTGCATTCGCTTCATTAACCTCAATG GCCTGCAGCACGAAGGCATCTTCCGGGTGTCGGGTCCCCAGCTTCGGGTCTCAGAGATCCGTGATGCCTTCGAGAGAG GGGAGGACCCGCTGGTGGAAGGCTGCAGTGCCCACGACCTGGATTTGGTGGCTGGGGTGCTGAAGCTCTACTTCCGGAGCCTGGAGCCCCCACTCTTCCCCCCGGACCTGTTCAGCGAGTTGCTGGCTTCTTCGG AGCTGGAGGCCACAGCAGCGCGGGTGGAGCATGTGAGCCACCTGCTGGGGCGGCTGCCAGCGCCAGTCCTGGTGGTTCTGCGCTACCTCTTCACCTTCCTCAACCA CCTGGCCCAGTACAGCGATGAGAACATGATGGACCCCTACAACCTGGCCGTGTGCTTTGGGCCCACGCTGCTGCCCGTGCCCGCTGGACAGGACCCGGTGACGCTGCAGGGCCGGGTGAACCAGCTGGTGCAGACACTCATAATGCAGCCCGATCGGGTCTTCCCATCCCTAACCGAGCTGCCTGGCCCAGTCTACGAGAAGTGCATGGCACCACCTTCCGCCCGCTGCCTGGGGTACACCCTTGGTGCTGCCGAGGGGACTGGGGGGTCCACTGGAGAAGAGCCCCCCTCATCCACCTCGCTCTACCCTGACCTCAGGGACGCCCCACTGGAGAGCCTGGGGCCAGACAATGAGCCGGAGTTGGAAGCTGAGACACTGGCCCAGGAGGATG ACCTGGAGGGGGTTGTGGAGGCTGTGGCCTGCTTTGCCTACGCGGGCCGCACGGCCCAGGAGCTGAGCTTCCGGCGTGGGGATGTGCTGCGGCTGCACGAGAGGGCATCGAGCGACTGGTGGTGGGGAGAGCACGAGGGCGCACGGGGCCTCATTCCCCACAAGTACATCACGCTGCCTGCAGG GGCAGAGAAGCAGGGGGTGGGCGCAGGCGTGCAGACTGCAGGTGACTCGGAGAGCAGCCCCGAGGGCCTCCTGGCATCAGAGCTGGGCTACCG GCCAGAGCCATGCACCTCACCCGAGGCCGTGGGACCCCCTGGACACAGGCGACACTGCTTGGTCCCAGCCTGTCTGGAGCAACACGTGGAGGTGGATAAG GCTGTGGCGCAGAACATGGACTCTGTGTTTAAGGAGCTCTTGGGAAAGGCCTCTGCCCGCCAGTGCCTCGGGCCAGCACCTGTCACCTCTCCCAGCCCTGGGCCCCGAAGCCCAAAGGCCCCGGTCAGCAGCCGCCTGGGCAGGAACAAAGGCTTCTCCCGGGGCCCTGGGGCCCCAGCCTCACTCTCAGTTTCCCACCCCCAGGGCCTGGACCCCACCCCCAAGCCACACTGA
- the ARHGAP4 gene encoding rho GTPase-activating protein 4 isoform X3, translating to MAAHGKLRRERGLQAEYETQVKEMRWQLSEQLRCLELQGELRRELLQELAEFMRRRAEVELEYSRGLEKLAERFSSRGGRLGSSREHQSFRKEPCLLSPFHCWAVLLQHTRQQSRESAALSEVLAGPLAQRLSHIAEDVGRLVKKSRDLEQQLQDELLEVVSELQTAKKTYQVYHTESVNAEAKLREAERQEEKRAGRSAPTATTAATEAGPLRKTSLKKGGRLVEKRQAKFMEHRLKCTKARNEYLLSLASVNAAVRNYYLHDVLDLMDCCDTGFHLALGQVLRSYTAAESRAQASQVQGLGSLEEAVESLDPPGDKAKVLEVHAIAFCPPLRFDYQPHDGDEVAELCVEMELRDEILPRAQNIQSRLDRQTIETEEVNKTLKATLQALLEVVALDDGDVLDSFQTSPSTESLKSTSSDPGSRQAGRRRGQQQETETFYISKLQEYLSGRSILAKLQAKHEKLQEALQRGDKEEREMCWTQYTQRKFQKSRHPRPSSQYNQRLFGGDMEKFIQSSGQSVPLVVESCIRFINLNGLQHEGIFRVSGPQLRVSEIRDAFERGEDPLVEGCSAHDLDLVAGVLKLYFRSLEPPLFPPDLFSELLASSELEATAARVEHVSHLLGRLPAPVLVVLRYLFTFLNHLAQYSDENMMDPYNLAVCFGPTLLPVPAGQDPVTLQGRVNQLVQTLIMQPDRVFPSLTELPGPVYEKCMAPPSARCLGDAPLESLGPDNEPELEAETLAQEDDLEGVVEAVACFAYAGRTAQELSFRRGDVLRLHERASSDWWWGEHEGARGLIPHKYITLPAGAEKQGVGAGVQTAGDSESSPEGLLASELGYRPEPCTSPEAVGPPGHRRHCLVPACLEQHVEVDKAVAQNMDSVFKELLGKASARQCLGPAPVTSPSPGPRSPKAPVSSRLGRNKGFSRGPGAPASLSVSHPQGLDPTPKPH from the exons AGATGCGCTGGCAGCTGAGCGAACAGCTGCGCTGCCTGGAGCTGCAGGGCGAGCTGCGGCGGGAGCTGCTGCAGGAGTTGGCAGAGTTCATGCGGCGACGTGCCGAGGTGGAGCTGGAGTACTCCCGGGGCCTGGAAAAGCTGGCCGAGCGTTTCTCCAGCCGCGGAGGCCGCCTGGGGAGCAGCCGGGAGCACCAAAGCTTCAG GAAGGAGCCGTGCCTCCTGTCACCCTTTCACTGCTGGGCAGTGCTGCTGCAGCACACGCGGCAACAGAGCCGGGAGAGCGCGGCCCTCAGCGAGGTGCTGGCTGGGCCCCTGGCCCAGCGCCTGAGTCACATTGCCGAGGACGTGGGGCGCCTGGTCAAGAAG AGCAGGGATCTGGAGCAGCAGCTGCAGGACGAGCTCCTGGAGGTGGTCTCGGAGCTCCAGACG GCCAAGAAGACGTACCAGGTGTATCACACAGAGAGCGTAAATGCTGAAGCCAAGCTCCGGGAGGCCGAGCGGCAGGAGGAGAAGCGGGCAGGCCGGAGCGCACCCACTGCCACCACTGCTGCCACTGAGGCAGGGCCCCTCCGCAAGACCTCCCTCAAGAAGGGTGGGCGGCTGGTGGAGAAG CGGCAGGCCAAGTTCATGGAACACAGACTCAAGTGCACAAAGGCACGCAACGAGTACCTGCTGAGCCTGGCCAGCGTCAATGCCGCTGTCAGGAACTACTACCTGCATGACGTCTTGGACCTCATGGAC TGCTGCGACACAGGGTTCCACTTGGCCCTAGGGCAGGTGCTGCGGAGCTACACGGCTGCTGAGAGCCGCGCCCAGGCCTCTCAAGTGCAGGGCCTGGGCAGCCTGGAAGAAGCCGTGGAGTCCCTGGATCCTCCAGGAGACAAGGCCAAGGTGCTCGAGGTGCATGCTATCGCCTTCTGTCCCCCACTGCGCTTTGACTACCAGCCCCACGACGGGGATGAG GTGGCTGAGCTCTGCGTTGAAATGGAGCTGCGGGATGAGATTCTGCCCAGAGCCCAGAACATCCAGAGCCGCTTGGACCGACAGACCATCGAGACAGAGGAG GTGAACAAGACGCTGAAGGCGACGCTGCAGGCCCTGCTAGAGGTGGTGGCCTTGGACGACGGGGATGTGCTCGACTCCTTCCAGACCAGCCCCTCCACTGAGTCCCTCAAGTCCACCAGCTCAGACCCAGGCAGCCGGCAGGCAGGCCGAAGGCGTGGCCAGCAGCAGGAGACTGAGACCTTCTATATCTCG AAGCTCCAGGAGTATCTGAGTGGACGCAGCATCCTTGCCAAGCTGCAGGCCAAGCACGAGAAGCTGCAGGAGGCCCTTCAGCGAG GTGACAAGGAGGAGCGGGAAATGTGTTG GACCCAGTACACGCAGAGAAAATTCCAGAAGAGCCGCCACCCCCGCCCCAGCTCCCAGTATAACCAGAGACTATTTGGGGGAGACATGGAGAAGTTTATCCAG AGCTCAGGCCAGTCTGTGCCCCTGGTGGTGGAGAGCTGCATTCGCTTCATTAACCTCAATG GCCTGCAGCACGAAGGCATCTTCCGGGTGTCGGGTCCCCAGCTTCGGGTCTCAGAGATCCGTGATGCCTTCGAGAGAG GGGAGGACCCGCTGGTGGAAGGCTGCAGTGCCCACGACCTGGATTTGGTGGCTGGGGTGCTGAAGCTCTACTTCCGGAGCCTGGAGCCCCCACTCTTCCCCCCGGACCTGTTCAGCGAGTTGCTGGCTTCTTCGG AGCTGGAGGCCACAGCAGCGCGGGTGGAGCATGTGAGCCACCTGCTGGGGCGGCTGCCAGCGCCAGTCCTGGTGGTTCTGCGCTACCTCTTCACCTTCCTCAACCA CCTGGCCCAGTACAGCGATGAGAACATGATGGACCCCTACAACCTGGCCGTGTGCTTTGGGCCCACGCTGCTGCCCGTGCCCGCTGGACAGGACCCGGTGACGCTGCAGGGCCGGGTGAACCAGCTGGTGCAGACACTCATAATGCAGCCCGATCGGGTCTTCCCATCCCTAACCGAGCTGCCTGGCCCAGTCTACGAGAAGTGCATGGCACCACCTTCCGCCCGCTGCCTGGG GGACGCCCCACTGGAGAGCCTGGGGCCAGACAATGAGCCGGAGTTGGAAGCTGAGACACTGGCCCAGGAGGATG ACCTGGAGGGGGTTGTGGAGGCTGTGGCCTGCTTTGCCTACGCGGGCCGCACGGCCCAGGAGCTGAGCTTCCGGCGTGGGGATGTGCTGCGGCTGCACGAGAGGGCATCGAGCGACTGGTGGTGGGGAGAGCACGAGGGCGCACGGGGCCTCATTCCCCACAAGTACATCACGCTGCCTGCAGG GGCAGAGAAGCAGGGGGTGGGCGCAGGCGTGCAGACTGCAGGTGACTCGGAGAGCAGCCCCGAGGGCCTCCTGGCATCAGAGCTGGGCTACCG GCCAGAGCCATGCACCTCACCCGAGGCCGTGGGACCCCCTGGACACAGGCGACACTGCTTGGTCCCAGCCTGTCTGGAGCAACACGTGGAGGTGGATAAG GCTGTGGCGCAGAACATGGACTCTGTGTTTAAGGAGCTCTTGGGAAAGGCCTCTGCCCGCCAGTGCCTCGGGCCAGCACCTGTCACCTCTCCCAGCCCTGGGCCCCGAAGCCCAAAGGCCCCGGTCAGCAGCCGCCTGGGCAGGAACAAAGGCTTCTCCCGGGGCCCTGGGGCCCCAGCCTCACTCTCAGTTTCCCACCCCCAGGGCCTGGACCCCACCCCCAAGCCACACTGA
- the ARHGAP4 gene encoding rho GTPase-activating protein 4 isoform X2 — protein sequence MRWQLSEQLRCLELQGELRRELLQELAEFMRRRAEVELEYSRGLEKLAERFSSRGGRLGSSREHQSFRKEPCLLSPFHCWAVLLQHTRQQSRESAALSEVLAGPLAQRLSHIAEDVGRLVKKSRDLEQQLQDELLEVVSELQTAKKTYQVYHTESVNAEAKLREAERQEEKRAGRSAPTATTAATEAGPLRKTSLKKGGRLVEKRQAKFMEHRLKCTKARNEYLLSLASVNAAVRNYYLHDVLDLMDCCDTGFHLALGQVLRSYTAAESRAQASQVQGLGSLEEAVESLDPPGDKAKVLEVHAIAFCPPLRFDYQPHDGDEVAELCVEMELRDEILPRAQNIQSRLDRQTIETEEVNKTLKATLQALLEVVALDDGDVLDSFQTSPSTESLKSTSSDPGSRQAGRRRGQQQETETFYISKLQEYLSGRSILAKLQAKHEKLQEALQRGDKEEREMCWTQYTQRKFQKSRHPRPSSQYNQRLFGGDMEKFIQSSGQSVPLVVESCIRFINLNGLQHEGIFRVSGPQLRVSEIRDAFERGEDPLVEGCSAHDLDLVAGVLKLYFRSLEPPLFPPDLFSELLASSELEATAARVEHVSHLLGRLPAPVLVVLRYLFTFLNHLAQYSDENMMDPYNLAVCFGPTLLPVPAGQDPVTLQGRVNQLVQTLIMQPDRVFPSLTELPGPVYEKCMAPPSARCLGYTLGAAEGTGGSTGEEPPSSTSLYPDLRDAPLESLGPDNEPELEAETLAQEDDLEGVVEAVACFAYAGRTAQELSFRRGDVLRLHERASSDWWWGEHEGARGLIPHKYITLPAGAEKQGVGAGVQTAGDSESSPEGLLASELGYRPEPCTSPEAVGPPGHRRHCLVPACLEQHVEVDKAVAQNMDSVFKELLGKASARQCLGPAPVTSPSPGPRSPKAPVSSRLGRNKGFSRGPGAPASLSVSHPQGLDPTPKPH from the exons ATGCGCTGGCAGCTGAGCGAACAGCTGCGCTGCCTGGAGCTGCAGGGCGAGCTGCGGCGGGAGCTGCTGCAGGAGTTGGCAGAGTTCATGCGGCGACGTGCCGAGGTGGAGCTGGAGTACTCCCGGGGCCTGGAAAAGCTGGCCGAGCGTTTCTCCAGCCGCGGAGGCCGCCTGGGGAGCAGCCGGGAGCACCAAAGCTTCAG GAAGGAGCCGTGCCTCCTGTCACCCTTTCACTGCTGGGCAGTGCTGCTGCAGCACACGCGGCAACAGAGCCGGGAGAGCGCGGCCCTCAGCGAGGTGCTGGCTGGGCCCCTGGCCCAGCGCCTGAGTCACATTGCCGAGGACGTGGGGCGCCTGGTCAAGAAG AGCAGGGATCTGGAGCAGCAGCTGCAGGACGAGCTCCTGGAGGTGGTCTCGGAGCTCCAGACG GCCAAGAAGACGTACCAGGTGTATCACACAGAGAGCGTAAATGCTGAAGCCAAGCTCCGGGAGGCCGAGCGGCAGGAGGAGAAGCGGGCAGGCCGGAGCGCACCCACTGCCACCACTGCTGCCACTGAGGCAGGGCCCCTCCGCAAGACCTCCCTCAAGAAGGGTGGGCGGCTGGTGGAGAAG CGGCAGGCCAAGTTCATGGAACACAGACTCAAGTGCACAAAGGCACGCAACGAGTACCTGCTGAGCCTGGCCAGCGTCAATGCCGCTGTCAGGAACTACTACCTGCATGACGTCTTGGACCTCATGGAC TGCTGCGACACAGGGTTCCACTTGGCCCTAGGGCAGGTGCTGCGGAGCTACACGGCTGCTGAGAGCCGCGCCCAGGCCTCTCAAGTGCAGGGCCTGGGCAGCCTGGAAGAAGCCGTGGAGTCCCTGGATCCTCCAGGAGACAAGGCCAAGGTGCTCGAGGTGCATGCTATCGCCTTCTGTCCCCCACTGCGCTTTGACTACCAGCCCCACGACGGGGATGAG GTGGCTGAGCTCTGCGTTGAAATGGAGCTGCGGGATGAGATTCTGCCCAGAGCCCAGAACATCCAGAGCCGCTTGGACCGACAGACCATCGAGACAGAGGAG GTGAACAAGACGCTGAAGGCGACGCTGCAGGCCCTGCTAGAGGTGGTGGCCTTGGACGACGGGGATGTGCTCGACTCCTTCCAGACCAGCCCCTCCACTGAGTCCCTCAAGTCCACCAGCTCAGACCCAGGCAGCCGGCAGGCAGGCCGAAGGCGTGGCCAGCAGCAGGAGACTGAGACCTTCTATATCTCG AAGCTCCAGGAGTATCTGAGTGGACGCAGCATCCTTGCCAAGCTGCAGGCCAAGCACGAGAAGCTGCAGGAGGCCCTTCAGCGAG GTGACAAGGAGGAGCGGGAAATGTGTTG GACCCAGTACACGCAGAGAAAATTCCAGAAGAGCCGCCACCCCCGCCCCAGCTCCCAGTATAACCAGAGACTATTTGGGGGAGACATGGAGAAGTTTATCCAG AGCTCAGGCCAGTCTGTGCCCCTGGTGGTGGAGAGCTGCATTCGCTTCATTAACCTCAATG GCCTGCAGCACGAAGGCATCTTCCGGGTGTCGGGTCCCCAGCTTCGGGTCTCAGAGATCCGTGATGCCTTCGAGAGAG GGGAGGACCCGCTGGTGGAAGGCTGCAGTGCCCACGACCTGGATTTGGTGGCTGGGGTGCTGAAGCTCTACTTCCGGAGCCTGGAGCCCCCACTCTTCCCCCCGGACCTGTTCAGCGAGTTGCTGGCTTCTTCGG AGCTGGAGGCCACAGCAGCGCGGGTGGAGCATGTGAGCCACCTGCTGGGGCGGCTGCCAGCGCCAGTCCTGGTGGTTCTGCGCTACCTCTTCACCTTCCTCAACCA CCTGGCCCAGTACAGCGATGAGAACATGATGGACCCCTACAACCTGGCCGTGTGCTTTGGGCCCACGCTGCTGCCCGTGCCCGCTGGACAGGACCCGGTGACGCTGCAGGGCCGGGTGAACCAGCTGGTGCAGACACTCATAATGCAGCCCGATCGGGTCTTCCCATCCCTAACCGAGCTGCCTGGCCCAGTCTACGAGAAGTGCATGGCACCACCTTCCGCCCGCTGCCTGGGGTACACCCTTGGTGCTGCCGAGGGGACTGGGGGGTCCACTGGAGAAGAGCCCCCCTCATCCACCTCGCTCTACCCTGACCTCAGGGACGCCCCACTGGAGAGCCTGGGGCCAGACAATGAGCCGGAGTTGGAAGCTGAGACACTGGCCCAGGAGGATG ACCTGGAGGGGGTTGTGGAGGCTGTGGCCTGCTTTGCCTACGCGGGCCGCACGGCCCAGGAGCTGAGCTTCCGGCGTGGGGATGTGCTGCGGCTGCACGAGAGGGCATCGAGCGACTGGTGGTGGGGAGAGCACGAGGGCGCACGGGGCCTCATTCCCCACAAGTACATCACGCTGCCTGCAGG GGCAGAGAAGCAGGGGGTGGGCGCAGGCGTGCAGACTGCAGGTGACTCGGAGAGCAGCCCCGAGGGCCTCCTGGCATCAGAGCTGGGCTACCG GCCAGAGCCATGCACCTCACCCGAGGCCGTGGGACCCCCTGGACACAGGCGACACTGCTTGGTCCCAGCCTGTCTGGAGCAACACGTGGAGGTGGATAAG GCTGTGGCGCAGAACATGGACTCTGTGTTTAAGGAGCTCTTGGGAAAGGCCTCTGCCCGCCAGTGCCTCGGGCCAGCACCTGTCACCTCTCCCAGCCCTGGGCCCCGAAGCCCAAAGGCCCCGGTCAGCAGCCGCCTGGGCAGGAACAAAGGCTTCTCCCGGGGCCCTGGGGCCCCAGCCTCACTCTCAGTTTCCCACCCCCAGGGCCTGGACCCCACCCCCAAGCCACACTGA
- the ARHGAP4 gene encoding rho GTPase-activating protein 4 isoform X4 — translation MAAHGKLRRERGLQAEYETQVKEMRWQLSEQLRCLELQGELRRELLQELAEFMRRRAEVELEYSRGLEKLAERFSSRGGRLGSSREHQSFRKEPCLLSPFHCWAVLLQHTRQQSRESAALSEVLAGPLAQRLSHIAEDVGRLVKKSRDLEQQLQDELLEVVSELQTAKKTYQVYHTESVNAEAKLREAERQEEKRAGRSAPTATTAATEAGPLRKTSLKKGGRLVEKRQAKFMEHRLKCTKARNEYLLSLASVNAAVRNYYLHDVLDLMDCCDTGFHLALGQVLRSYTAAESRAQASQVQGLGSLEEAVESLDPPGDKAKVLEVHAIAFCPPLRFDYQPHDGDEVAELCVEMELRDEILPRAQNIQSRLDRQTIETEEVNKTLKATLQALLEVVALDDGDVLDSFQTSPSTESLKSTSSDPGSRQAGRRRGQQQETETFYISKLQEYLSGRSILAKLQAKHEKLQEALQRGDKEEREMCWTQYTQRKFQKSRHPRPSSQYNQRLFGGDMEKFIQSSGQSVPLVVESCIRFINLNGLQHEGIFRVSGPQLRVSEIRDAFERGEDPLVEGCSAHDLDLVAGVLKLYFRSLEPPLFPPDLFSELLASSELEATAARVEHVSHLLGRLPAPVLVVLRYLFTFLNQDAPLESLGPDNEPELEAETLAQEDDLEGVVEAVACFAYAGRTAQELSFRRGDVLRLHERASSDWWWGEHEGARGLIPHKYITLPAGAEKQGVGAGVQTAGDSESSPEGLLASELGYRPEPCTSPEAVGPPGHRRHCLVPACLEQHVEVDKAVAQNMDSVFKELLGKASARQCLGPAPVTSPSPGPRSPKAPVSSRLGRNKGFSRGPGAPASLSVSHPQGLDPTPKPH, via the exons AGATGCGCTGGCAGCTGAGCGAACAGCTGCGCTGCCTGGAGCTGCAGGGCGAGCTGCGGCGGGAGCTGCTGCAGGAGTTGGCAGAGTTCATGCGGCGACGTGCCGAGGTGGAGCTGGAGTACTCCCGGGGCCTGGAAAAGCTGGCCGAGCGTTTCTCCAGCCGCGGAGGCCGCCTGGGGAGCAGCCGGGAGCACCAAAGCTTCAG GAAGGAGCCGTGCCTCCTGTCACCCTTTCACTGCTGGGCAGTGCTGCTGCAGCACACGCGGCAACAGAGCCGGGAGAGCGCGGCCCTCAGCGAGGTGCTGGCTGGGCCCCTGGCCCAGCGCCTGAGTCACATTGCCGAGGACGTGGGGCGCCTGGTCAAGAAG AGCAGGGATCTGGAGCAGCAGCTGCAGGACGAGCTCCTGGAGGTGGTCTCGGAGCTCCAGACG GCCAAGAAGACGTACCAGGTGTATCACACAGAGAGCGTAAATGCTGAAGCCAAGCTCCGGGAGGCCGAGCGGCAGGAGGAGAAGCGGGCAGGCCGGAGCGCACCCACTGCCACCACTGCTGCCACTGAGGCAGGGCCCCTCCGCAAGACCTCCCTCAAGAAGGGTGGGCGGCTGGTGGAGAAG CGGCAGGCCAAGTTCATGGAACACAGACTCAAGTGCACAAAGGCACGCAACGAGTACCTGCTGAGCCTGGCCAGCGTCAATGCCGCTGTCAGGAACTACTACCTGCATGACGTCTTGGACCTCATGGAC TGCTGCGACACAGGGTTCCACTTGGCCCTAGGGCAGGTGCTGCGGAGCTACACGGCTGCTGAGAGCCGCGCCCAGGCCTCTCAAGTGCAGGGCCTGGGCAGCCTGGAAGAAGCCGTGGAGTCCCTGGATCCTCCAGGAGACAAGGCCAAGGTGCTCGAGGTGCATGCTATCGCCTTCTGTCCCCCACTGCGCTTTGACTACCAGCCCCACGACGGGGATGAG GTGGCTGAGCTCTGCGTTGAAATGGAGCTGCGGGATGAGATTCTGCCCAGAGCCCAGAACATCCAGAGCCGCTTGGACCGACAGACCATCGAGACAGAGGAG GTGAACAAGACGCTGAAGGCGACGCTGCAGGCCCTGCTAGAGGTGGTGGCCTTGGACGACGGGGATGTGCTCGACTCCTTCCAGACCAGCCCCTCCACTGAGTCCCTCAAGTCCACCAGCTCAGACCCAGGCAGCCGGCAGGCAGGCCGAAGGCGTGGCCAGCAGCAGGAGACTGAGACCTTCTATATCTCG AAGCTCCAGGAGTATCTGAGTGGACGCAGCATCCTTGCCAAGCTGCAGGCCAAGCACGAGAAGCTGCAGGAGGCCCTTCAGCGAG GTGACAAGGAGGAGCGGGAAATGTGTTG GACCCAGTACACGCAGAGAAAATTCCAGAAGAGCCGCCACCCCCGCCCCAGCTCCCAGTATAACCAGAGACTATTTGGGGGAGACATGGAGAAGTTTATCCAG AGCTCAGGCCAGTCTGTGCCCCTGGTGGTGGAGAGCTGCATTCGCTTCATTAACCTCAATG GCCTGCAGCACGAAGGCATCTTCCGGGTGTCGGGTCCCCAGCTTCGGGTCTCAGAGATCCGTGATGCCTTCGAGAGAG GGGAGGACCCGCTGGTGGAAGGCTGCAGTGCCCACGACCTGGATTTGGTGGCTGGGGTGCTGAAGCTCTACTTCCGGAGCCTGGAGCCCCCACTCTTCCCCCCGGACCTGTTCAGCGAGTTGCTGGCTTCTTCGG AGCTGGAGGCCACAGCAGCGCGGGTGGAGCATGTGAGCCACCTGCTGGGGCGGCTGCCAGCGCCAGTCCTGGTGGTTCTGCGCTACCTCTTCACCTTCCTCAACCA GGACGCCCCACTGGAGAGCCTGGGGCCAGACAATGAGCCGGAGTTGGAAGCTGAGACACTGGCCCAGGAGGATG ACCTGGAGGGGGTTGTGGAGGCTGTGGCCTGCTTTGCCTACGCGGGCCGCACGGCCCAGGAGCTGAGCTTCCGGCGTGGGGATGTGCTGCGGCTGCACGAGAGGGCATCGAGCGACTGGTGGTGGGGAGAGCACGAGGGCGCACGGGGCCTCATTCCCCACAAGTACATCACGCTGCCTGCAGG GGCAGAGAAGCAGGGGGTGGGCGCAGGCGTGCAGACTGCAGGTGACTCGGAGAGCAGCCCCGAGGGCCTCCTGGCATCAGAGCTGGGCTACCG GCCAGAGCCATGCACCTCACCCGAGGCCGTGGGACCCCCTGGACACAGGCGACACTGCTTGGTCCCAGCCTGTCTGGAGCAACACGTGGAGGTGGATAAG GCTGTGGCGCAGAACATGGACTCTGTGTTTAAGGAGCTCTTGGGAAAGGCCTCTGCCCGCCAGTGCCTCGGGCCAGCACCTGTCACCTCTCCCAGCCCTGGGCCCCGAAGCCCAAAGGCCCCGGTCAGCAGCCGCCTGGGCAGGAACAAAGGCTTCTCCCGGGGCCCTGGGGCCCCAGCCTCACTCTCAGTTTCCCACCCCCAGGGCCTGGACCCCACCCCCAAGCCACACTGA